In Monodelphis domestica isolate mMonDom1 chromosome 4, mMonDom1.pri, whole genome shotgun sequence, one DNA window encodes the following:
- the LOC130459050 gene encoding endogenous retrovirus group K member 8 Gag polyprotein-like gives MGKTLSKEALFIKELKERIKERNVEVKKRDLLRFFSFIEQRCPWLILHGPGIHPLTWDKVGRDLNDFARSGQPIPEDFFTFYGLIRDILKEADSSAQVSHLLSLAEDAIEESKKQTEETPELDNMDKKYKTPSQETPELDEPINTPSHLPEPLPPSHRPALYPVLYDSNTPETLNPAYQTELDEVAARYHPPDFLKNKPPPYNPLYPSSILPTLPNTNDLKIATAQLTKQITDLKQFIDLQHEIGHLTSQLHDLQVATMKPISHSKKPKNNPSKLQKPLLALPVVTRRRTTTGTTPEDVDIEEIPDELSQPYQNSPPVSSESDREEGDEEANQGVHTTDTIQPHAHPFKRLKFKQIKDLHSAVKNYGLNAPFTLSILESLGGDGHLLPSEWTKVTQSVLSRGQFLTWKAEFQERVENQAKSNLTNPQTANWTVDKLIGRGRYAPDTVQLRLPPGLLMQTAHAALAAWRAVPASGAITAPISKILQGPNKPYAQFVARLLETTERVLGQDGTDNPVVRHLAIENANPACKAALRGKSRELDLNGMIRLCNDIDSYDHRINKSISLAIGAAIQATRQNAPRNCFKCGMPGHFARECPSNQAAPSLPFSPSGVPSRLPPSVCPKCRKGRHWASDCRSKTTSNGQNIPPVQGNGMRGSLGSPFPSPLLEPQQAAQAWTSVPPPPEY, from the coding sequence ATGGGGAAAACACTATCTAAGGAAGCTCTgtttataaaagaattaaaagaaagaattaaagagcGCAATGTAGAAGTTAAGAAAAGAGATCTGTTGCGCTTCTTCTCCTTCATTGAACAACGCTGCCCGTGGCTCATTCTCCATGGCCCTGGCATTCACCCCCTAACTTGGGATAAGGTTGGCCGAGACCTTAATGATTTTGCACGCTCAGGTCAGCCCATCCCTGAGGATTTCTTTACCTTTTATGGCCTGATTCGGGACATCCTTAAAGAGGCTGATTCCAGCGCACAGGTCTCCCACCTCCTCAGCCTTGCTGAGGACGCTATTGAGGAAAGTAAAAAACAGACTGAAGAAACCCCTGAATTAGACAACATggataaaaaatacaaaaccccGTCTCAAGAAACCCCTGAATTAGACGAACCTATTAACACCCCCTCACACTTACCAGAACCACTGCCTCCCTCCCACAGACCCGCTCTCTATCCTGTCCTTTACGATAGCAATACACCAGAGACCCTCAATCCCGCATACCAGACTGAACTGGATGAGGTGGCAGCCAGATACCACCCTCCAGACTTCCTTAAAAACAAACCCCCTCCCTACAATCCGCTTTACCCTTCCTCGATTTTACCAACTCTTCCCAATACAAATGACCTAAAGATAGCCACTGCTCAATTAACTAAGCAAATCACTGATCTCAAACAATTTATAGACTTACAACATGAGATCGGCCACTTAACAAGCCAATTACATGACCTTCAGGTCGCCACCATGAAACCAATCTCACATtcaaaaaaacctaaaaacaaCCCCTCCAAACTACAAAAGCCCCTCCTGGCCCTCCCGGTAGTTACCAGGCGTAGGACCACCACCGGTACCACCCCGGAGGATGTAGACATAGAGGAGATCCCTGACGAACTGTCCCAACCCTACCAAAATTCACCCCCCGTTTCCTCTGAATCTGACAGAGAGGAGGGGGATGAAGAAGCGAATCAAGGGGTCCATACCACCGATACAATCCAGCCCCATGCCCACCCATTtaaaagacttaaattcaaacagATTAAGGACCTCCATTCAGCAGTAAAAAACTATGGCCTTAATGCTCCCTTTACCCTTTCTATCTTGGAAAGTCTCGGGGGAGATGGGCACTTACTCCCCTCAGAATGGACTAAGGTTACACAATCTGTCTTGTCTAGAGGCCAGTTTTTAACCTGGAAGGCAGAGTTTCAGGAAAGGGTAGAAAATCAAGCAAAATCAAATCTCACAAACCCCCAAACAGCCAATTGGACAGTAGACAAACTCATCGGTCGTGGTCGTTATGCCCCTGACACCGTGCAATTGAGATTGCCTCCTGGCCTCCTCATGCAAACTGCCCACGCCGCCTTAGCCGCATGGCGCGCTGTCCCTGCCTCCGGGGCCATCACCGCCCCGATCTCTAAAATCCTCCAGGGACCAAACAAGCCCTATGCTCAATTTGTAGCCAGACTCTTAGAGACAACAGAAAGGGTCTTGGGACAGGACGGTACCGATAACCCAGTGGTTAGACACCTGGCCATTGAAAACGCCAACCCTGCCTGTAAGGCCGCCCTTAGAGGAAAATCTAGAGAGCTTGATCTGAACGGCATGATCCGCTTATGTAATGATATTGACTCTTATGACCACAGAATTAACAAATCTATCTCCTTAGCTATTGGAGCAGCCATTCAAGCCACCCGACAGAACGCTCCCCGTAATTGCTTTAAGTGCGGCATGCCCGGACATTTTGCTCGTGAATGTCCCTCCAATCAGGCTGCCCCTAGTTTACCTTTCAGCCCCTCGGGGGTGCCTTCGAGACTGCCCCCAAGTGTCTGTCCGAAATGTAGGAAAGGGCGTCACTGGGCCAGCGACTGCCGCTCCAAAACTACCTCAAATGGACAAAATATTCCACCTGTCCAGGGAAACGGGATGCGGGGCTCCCTCGGGAGCCCCTTCCCCTCACCCTTGCTCGAGCCACAACAGGCAGCGCAGGCTTGGACCTCTGTTCCTCCTCCACCAGAATATTAA